A single window of Solanum dulcamara chromosome 5, daSolDulc1.2, whole genome shotgun sequence DNA harbors:
- the LOC129888297 gene encoding protein BIG GRAIN 1-like A — protein sequence MYNMDKDKLSRRHHKNPSFSSTLLDEIYRSIDGYDQRREDLKLPKLETRKPKANTNINKKKSIEDEEIASFRRACLIEKWMENKVKDKVVMNRRVPSHHELENDPLIFSSTSSESNSGTLSASSSEPDYSFYSDKSSTTTACFSAPTTKSMIRRASVSPRRPTQLYSFDNQQPLKNEENNLIKSKSRALKMYHNLKKVKQPISPGGRLTTFLTSIFNNKSKNPNGGNRADFHQVDDRNSKSSSICSSLSRSCLSKTPPKFTQNGIKRTVRFNPVSVIVDEDCRPCGHKSIYDQDSDDLRKHKSQGNAEKNRKFEVDSLKSHKIVDYTEEEDDDASSCSSSDLFEIDHLALFGNKRFCEELPVYETTHVDTNRGIATGFIR from the coding sequence ATGTATAATATGGACAAGGATAAGTTGTCTAGGAGACATCACAAAAACCCTTCATTTTCATCCACACTTCTTGATGAAATCTACCGTTCCATTGATGGTTATGATCAAAGAAGGGAAGATTTGAAATTACCAAAATTAGAAACCAGGAAACCAAAAGCCAACACCAACATTAACAAGAAGAAGAGCATCGAAGATGAAGAAATTGCTAGTTTCAGAAGGGCTTGTTTGATTGAGAAATGGATGGAGAATAAAGTGAAAGACAAAGTTGTGATGAACCGAAGAGTTCCATCTCATCATGAATTGGAGAATGATCCACTCATTTTTAGTTCTACTTCTTCTGAATCAAATTCTGGTACTCTCTCTGCATCTTCCTCTGAACCTGACTACTCTTTTTACTCTGATAAATCTTCAACTACAACAGCTTGTTTTTCTGCACCAACAACTAAATCAATGATCAGGAGAGCCAGTGTTTCACCACGTAGGCCTACTCAACTCTATTCATTTGACAATCAACAACCactgaaaaatgaagaaaacaaTTTGATAAAGTCCAAATCAAGGGCTCTGAAAATGTACCACAATTTGAAGAAAGTGAAACAACCCATTTCCCCAGGGGGTCGTCTTACTACTTTTCTCACTTCTATTTTCAATAACAAATCCAAGAACCCAAATGGTGGAAACAGAGCAGATTTTCATCAAGTAGATGACAGGAATTCAaaatcttcttcaatttgttcatcATTGTCAAGATCCTGTTTAAGTAAAACCCCACCAAAATTCACTCAAAATGGTATCAAAAGGACAGTCCGATTTAACCCTGTTAGTGTTATTGTTGATGAAGATTGTCGTCCTTGCGGTCATAAATCCATATATGACCAAGATTCAGATGATCTTCGTAAGCACAAATCCCAAGGGAATGCAGAGAAGAACAGGAAATTTGAAGTTGATTCATTGAAGAGCCATAAAATTGTTGATTATACagaggaagaagatgatgatGCATCAAGTTGTTCGAGTTCAGATTTGTTTGAAATTGATCACTTGGCACTCTTTGGTAACAAGAGATTTTGTGAAGAACTTCCAGTTTATGAAACCACACATGTTGATACCAATAGAGGAATTGCAACTGGTTTCATACGttaa